The Arachis ipaensis cultivar K30076 chromosome B03, Araip1.1, whole genome shotgun sequence region CATTCCTTCTACACCAATACCCAAAACCAATAGAAGTTaggttttgttttttttattatagaTACGAGTAGGGGTGTACAGACCCGGCCGGGTCCGAAGGCTCGGTctggtcccgaacactttaggggctaatttggtgttatttcattgggtttagggtcgggtaagggtctcaaaaatagactcggtcattatttcgggtcgggtccgggtcatagctcgggtcacccgaagtcggcccggtggcccggtcatcatacacaattaatattttgtattagtgatggatcatgactattcttatgtggaatttaagtattataaaccttaatattttgtgttattagtcattataaaactataagtgaatgttttatgtttagaatgcataagactttagactaatgcataatattgtgttatttgtattgatttaaatatttggtattattagataatattagtattgattgtggtttttTTTATAGTATTGATTGtgattatactttaattttaaagaagggttggttTTTGTTATACTTTTCTAAGTGAaatttaccatgttaaataatggttggagtcttggaaatttggatatttttacatgttagcttacaagaaggtatcaacgtaatgtaatgttaacggcccggttttcgcccggtataattgtggcctgAAAGTGTATtaatttcatcgggtctaggatcgagttcgggtctaataaatagacctgGTGTATATTTCGGATCGAgtttgggtcacatcaaacctggCTTAtatataaaggaaaaaaaaaaaaaaaagagaaaaaggaaaagaggaaaAGGAGCAATCTAAAGACTTTTGACACAACCGGAAATAGCGCTCTTCTTCCACCGTTGAGGAATTTGCTTGCTCAATCAAATCGCACTCTCTTCTCTTCACATTTTTTTTCTTCaaccaaaaaccctaaattcTCCATTTCCATTCACTGACAATTCTACGCTCTTTgattttgattcgatttacttgGCGTTGCGTTTCTGAAATAAAGACAATAATAAAAACTTCGGATTCAGTAGTGACTTGTCCAAATTCTGTAGAGGCGATCCGAACTTTTGATCGGTGAGTTTGCGCGATCAGCATTGCTTGATAATCTCCTCAGATTCAGAATCGTTTGTTTCGGCGGGTGAAAATTCGAACTTTGTTTTATTCTTGTAATTGCGCCGAGCTCCTTGTTTCAATGCTTCCAAGGAGAGTAAGGAGGATTCACGCTTTAAAGCTATGTTCTGATTCGAAAATTAGGGTTCACGGAATTCAAAATTTAGTGCGGTTTTTAAATATATTGTTTTGAGCGTGTGAAAAGTGGCTGAAGTGAAGTTCTCGAGAATTTTCTTTGGACATGAGAAGCTCCTGGTTCAATAAATTGTTCATAATTATTGGTCCAAAACCGCCACTGAGCTGGTTAGTCGTGTGTCTGATCAGCGTGCTAGCTCTAATTGCATTGTTAAGTTCTTCTCCGTCTTCTTCCAGTGCCATTGATTCAGCAACTCGTAATCCGGCATCAATCGTCTACTCTAACTACAGAAGGATAAAAGAGCAAACAGCCGCTGATTATTTGGAGCTGACGTCTGTGTCGTCCGCTGGTGGCGCTAAGCCGAGGGAACTGGGAATTTGTGGAAAGGAGAGGGAGAACTTTGTGCCCTGCCACAATGTCTCTGCCAATTTGTTGTCTGGGTTTAAAGGAGGGGAGGAGTTTGATCGGCATTGCGAAGCGTCGAGGGGACTGGAGAGGTGTTTGGTTCGCCCTCCCAAGGATTACAAGATTCCCCTGCAATGGCCGATTGGCCGGGATGTTATCTGGAGTGGGAATGTGAAGTTAAGCAAAGATCAGTTTCTTTCCTCTGGAAGTATGACCAAAAGGTACTTCATTTATTTGTAGGATAGAGTGCGAAGGATGACCTTGTTTGGGTTAACAATTAAAATACTGTTCCTGCATTTCAGTTTTTGTTAGGTTTTCTCTGTTGTGATTCATACTTTTGTTGTTTGCACTTACTTTTTTTTCTTGGGTCAACTTCCATAGGTTGATGCTACTAGAAGAGAACCAAATTGCTTTTCACTCAGAGGATGGCTTGATCTTCGATGGTGTGAAAGATTACTCTCGCCAGCTTGCAGAGATGATAGGTTTAGGAAGTGATGCTGATTTTCTCCAAGCTGGTGTAAGTCTTATACATATCATAATCCGAAAATTGGTGTTCTTTGGGGAAGGATATAATGTTTTAGAGGGAAAGGGGTTGGGTATGACATTTCCATGTATAGGAAGTTAAGAAATGGTTCTGATATGCAGCTGTCTCTGTTCTGTCTTCTGATTCTAATCAAGGATCATGTTGTTTGGCTGAATAATATATGTGACTGATCTAGATTGATCTCATTGTAACAGGTTCAAACTGTACTAGATATTAATTGTGGATTTGGTAGTTTTGGAGCTCATTTGTTGTCACTGAAAATAATGGCAGTCTGTATTGCGGCATATGAGGCAACTGGAAGCCAAGTCCAATTGGCACTTGAGAGAGGCATCCCTGCTATGATTGGCAACTTTATTGCAAGACAGCTTCCATATCCGTCATTATCATATGGCATGGTTCACTGTGCTAAATGTGGCATCATTTGGGATGAAAAAAGTAATTATGGTTTATGAGCATTACTCTCATTTTTTGCATTGTAGATTTCCTTTTAGTCACATATATAATGTTCAATTCCTCTTGTTAGTATTATTTCTTTTCACGTTGATATATGGTGTCATATGTTTTGACAATTGGTATAGTTTTTTGTCAAAAGTTTTGTTAAATAACAAATGAGAGGAGATGATTAAGCTGTATCACATATGCGGTTGAAGCCTGCATGGCTGTATAAGTATAATAAGAATGTCTGTCAAATGCCAAATAGTTGATTGAGTTAACACTGATCCTTAATATAACACAATCTGTTGAACCTTGTTTACAAATTTATTCTTAGCCACTACCTAACAGTTGACGGTTTTGGGTTAGTTGATTCTTGACAGGTAATTAGAGCATCGTTAACCATATGTCATGATACTTGTCTCCCCACTCTTTATGACTATCGTTTTCTTTACGAGATAAAGTGGGCCTACAGCCCTATACATTATCCATTCTTTAAGCTTTTAGGGCTCGTGCATGAAGGGGTTTTTAACTAATAGCCATAACTTTGGGATTGTTGATCCTTGATGATGGACAGTAATAAGTTTTTTGTGCAGGTTTTGGATAGCAATTTCCGTAGCCTTTATGTGTTTCATATTTATGTATCTTCTATATGACGTATCAGGGAATGGATATCATTATAGTCAAGGCCTAATTCACTTGTATTAGATAGTTTATGCCTTTATGGCCAGTAGTCTGTGATCTATTGTTCCATGGCTGGATTATACCTTAGTTTTTTggcatttaaatttttttgggtttattaaataatataatgttGGTTTCATTTGCAAGTAATTTGTTTGTCTCAATCAAGTTGATACTTGAAATGATGTAAGAATGGTCATATGAGAAtcatatgtatttttttctttttctttcacttCCATTCTCTGTAATTTCTCTATCATTTCCATTTCTCTTTACTTTTCCATCTTGCAATGACTTTTATAACATCGTGAATATAGTATAGCTTCTGCATGAACTTCTCTCTTTCTTTTGCTCACTAACATTGACTTCATCCCACAGATGGAATGTTCCTTATAGAGGTTGACCGTGTTCTTAAACCTGGAGGATATTTTGTTCTAACATCGCCCACAATCAGGCCACAGGGCAGTTCATCACGGGAGAAAAATAGAATCATGTTGAACCCAATGGAAGAGCTGACCCAGCAACTCTGTTGGACTCTTCTAGCTCAGCAAGATGAGACTTTTATCTGGCAAAAGACTGCTGATGTTGATTGTTATTCATCTCGGTAGGGATAGTGGTATAATGTGAACAACATAAATGACTAGTAATATTAGTCAATAGCTGTTTCTTTGATAATGCTAATATTAACACTTAGtcctccaatcctttttaaaaaCTCAATTGCTAATATTCTGAAACACTTACTCGTCCAACTATAGTTTTTTTTTGTTGAAGTTTATTTCTTATATTGTAGGAAGCAGCGTGGTATACAGCTATGCAAAGGAGATGATGCCCATTTATATTATCATCCTATTGTACCATGTATCAGTGGGACCTCTAGCAGGCGCTGGATTGCAATACAGAACAGATCCATTGGATCTGAGCTGAGCCCAGCTGAACTTGAAATTCATGGAAAGTATTGTGACTTATCAGCTTTTTGCAATCTGCATATTTCTACCTGCTTTTCTTCCGTAATTTCATTCCTGTTTTAAAATGCTTTGCCTTTTCAAAATTCCCTCTATCATTGCAGGAGTTCAGCCTGAAGAATTTTATGAAGACATGCAATTCTGGAGATCAGCAGTCAATAATTATTGGTCATTGCTTACACCACTAATTTTCTCTGACCATCCAAAGAGACCTGGAGATGAAGACCCAATGCCTCCATATAACATGATACGAAATGTTATGGATATGAACGCTAATTATGGAGGTTTAAATGCTGCTCTTCTAGAGGAGAAAAAATCGGTGTGGGTTATGAATGTTGTTCCCGCCAGGGCTACTAATGCACTTCCTCTTATACTAGATAGAGGTTTTGTTGGTGTTATGCATGACTGGTAAGTTGCTATTTGTTATTTGTGTATGCATGTTGGGTTTCAAACTGCTTTATATATGTTATATAGCAAAATCCATTTCTGAAGAACATCCAACTGTTCAAACCTCAAAATTTCCTCCTCTAtaccatctttttgtttgagttCATCAACAAAACTCATTGTAAAATAAAGTTGATGCTTCTTCTGGCTTGAGTAGTTCATTGTTTAATCTGGCTATTGATCTCAAGGTGTGAACCTTTCCCCACCTACCCGCGGACATATGATATGCTTCATGCGAATGGTCTCATCTCACATCTCGCATCAGAGAGTTGCAACATGCTAGAATTATTCTTGGAGATGGATAGAATATTACGTCCAGAGGTACAACATCCCTGTTACTTACAGTTTCATGGTTACTATGGAAGAAAGTTCATCATTGATTTTGTACACTGTACTAACTACTGACGAAAAAGAGAGCAGAGAACGTATTCAGTTTTTGCCATGTGACTCTAATGATGCGTATTCATTTTATTGTTGTGATGCGCACATAACATAGTTTGTTGGTTTATTACGTATAGTTTAAGTATTAGAATATTGGAATGGTCCATAAAATCCTAATTGTCTATTACATGCCATCATTTTCTAGGGATGGATAATTCTTTCTGATACTATGTGGGCTATAGAGTTGGCTCGGAAGCTTGCAACACAGCTACGTTGGGAGGCCAGGTTAATTGATCTTCAGAATGGCAGTGACCAACGGCTTCTTGTATGCCAGAAACAATTTGTGAAAAAATAATTGGTTGAAGACTAGTATTTCTCACCATTGCATATGATCACGATTCTTTTGCTCTGGTAATTACTCACAATCACTTTCTAATCTGTATAGCATTTTCCCTTTTTTCAGTTAAACGGGGTAGAGATCTTTTATGAgacttaaaaattgaaaattatggCTGCACTAAAACAAACAAAACTCCGTGTTTGTTTAGGCAGAAATACATTTGCATTGGTCTTGATGGTGACACACTTGGATATTGATCCATGTACCATGTTGCATGTTGTAAAGAGTCTATGATATCATAACCAACCCCCCCAAAAAAAACGGCGTCAGAAATTTTGCATCTTAATGTTTATGTTGAGTGCCTGCTACGAATTGATAATTGCCCTGTTTGTAACATTACAGAAAATGGATATATTTTAGTTGGCACGTCTTGTATATAGAGTGCTCAAAGCCTTGACGTTCCCCATGTTTTCCACAACTGCGTCAGGGAATTGAGGAAGCTGTAGATTGTGAAGGTTCATGTTGAATTCAGTTCCaccttaatttttttttgttaatgttGATTGTAGTAATTCATTCATCTAATATCTTTTAGCATTTTTTTCCCTTCATGATTTCTTTATTGAATCATTGATTTACTAGTTTTTGAGAAAAAAATTGTGAATGGCCTCGAAATCCAAGAATGAAATTGATATTGCAACTCCATCTACTTGGGTTCATCTGGTCTAACTTCGGTCGGCCGGTGATGATCTTAAACTCTCTGTCTTGCTGTAATTCCATTAAATACACTGTCTTGCTGAAATTCCATTGATTCCATCTAATGTCTTTTAAGAGACACTTGTTAAATTAAGACTTTCAAAATAAAATGTACTTGGAATGATCATGCTCTTGCAGATCCTTTTTTTATGTAATGTTTTACAGGTGAAAATTGAGTTGGACCCatcagataaataaataattgagtTTGATGGTCATTCCTGTTCCGAAATAAATAAACGAGGAAGaggtaataaatataaaatagagaAATATAAATATAAGACTCTAGTATTATTATTCACCAATATTCTTATCTCACTATAATAGaggtaatttttataaaaattataattattttaagtTAAAGCcatagaaagagaaagagttcatAGTATAATGtaaagagagaaaaatatttgTTTTATTGCATGTGTATTGTTTCAGATATATgcttctatttatacatgcaTAGAGGTTTTTTTTCCACTTTCACTGAATGTAAGGACCTTGGTAACATAGTATTTCAGTATGGAAAAGATGAGCCGTCCATGGTTATCCATttcattcttatcacaacactccccttaAATGATCATTTAGGATTATGTCTAGTTAAAACTTTACTTAAAAAAAACTCAATCGGAAAAAACCTTTAGTAAAGGAAAtatgcttaaattgagcaatgtATActgtattatttttaaatagaacagttggagctatcttttgatcaatcagtccacatgatgacagaacatattggatcaaactcctgagccaaaaacactcgcgactagcttcatgtatcgctagtatttcagcataaTTACAGGATGTTGCCGCAATCGTTtgttttgtggacctccatgatatagctgtaccaccatatgtgaataggtatcctgtttgagatctcacTTTGTGTGGTTCAGACAAGTATCCTGTATctacatagccaactaattgtgacttggatccatagggataaaacaatcccatatcaaccgttccatgaagatttcaaaatatttgtttgattccattccaatgtcttctggttggagaggaattatatcttgctagtaaattcactgcaaatgatatatcgagtcttgtattattagcaagatacattagcgctctaatggcactaagatatgtacttcaggaccaaggatattttcattttctttcttaggacggaattgatcattttctacatccaaagatcttacgatcattggggtacttaatgaatgtgatttatccatataaaatctcttcaagatcttttctatgtatgttgtttgatgaataaagatcccattttttgtatgcttgatttgcaggccgagacaaaatttagtctttccaagatctttcatctcaaattctttttttagagtttttataattgttcgAATCTTTTcaagagttccaatgatatttaaatcatcaacgtacacaacaattataatgaatccagatgcagatttctttatgaaaacatgggcagatatcatcattcttgaatctatttttggccaaatactcagtaagacgattatatcACATTCATccagattgcttcaaaccatatAAAGAtttttgcaatttaactgagtataatccttgtgaatattcattggatggtttagatatctttaatccttcaaggactttcatatagatatcgcgatctaatgagccgtataagtaggttgttaccacatccattaaatgcatatgtagtttataatatgcagataaactgaccaaataacgcaatgttattgcatccactacaggggaatacgtttctttaTAATCTATACCGGttctttgtgaaaaaccttgtgctacaagtcgagctttgtaacgtacaacttcatttttctcatttcgttttctcacaaatacccatcggtatccaacaggttttacatcttctggtgtacggactatagGTCCAAAGACTTTACGTTTTGCAAGTgggccttcatggcttcttcccattttggccaatcatttctttgttgaCATTCTTCGACAGATCTtgactcaagatccttactttcatgcatgatatttaatgccacattatatgcaaatatttcattgacaattgtgttatttcggtcccatttctctcctgtaaagacataatttatcgagatcttgtcattttcacaattttcaggtacctgaacgttttctggcgttaaaattatatcagaattttggacaactgcaagtgtctttactatgtcttttttaaCAGGaatattattttcttcttttcttttttgagaaTTTTTGTCTTTAGAACCGACAAGCCtgtcacgcttctggcgtgaatttgtttCAGTGGCAATTTGTctgactgggacatcaattcgaattggggtatttttcgctggtatataatATTTGGTTAttctctttgtatcggaaaatgcatcaggcaattcatttgctattctttgcaaatgtataatcttttgaacttctaattCACATTGTCcggatcgaggatctaaatgcatcaaggatgatgcattccaattaagttcctttttatGAAGCTTATTCTCTACCCctaatattgaaaattttgattcatcaaaatgacaatctgcatATCGGcatttaaatacatctccagtttgtatctcaagataccttattatagagggagaatcatattcaacatatatccccaattttctttggggtcccattttggtgtgagaaggtggtgcaatgggaacatatattgcACACCCGAATATTTTTAAATGAGAAAGATTTGgttgctggccaaaagctaattacataggagagaactgatagtaacttgttggcctcaaacgaataagtgctgcggcatgtaaaatagttTGTTCTcgtaagtaagggtctagcaattaatttgaggtatttaataagtgattctgctagcCCATTTTGtatgtgaacatgagctactggatgttcaacacttattccattagcaatacaataagcatcaaaagcttaggaagtaaattcaccagcattatcaagacgaattgctttgattggattttctgaaaattgtgcttttaatcgaataatttgagccagtaatctcgcaaatacTAGGTtccgagaagacaataagcacacaagTGGCCATcttgaagatgcgtctattaggactataaaatatctaaaagatcca contains the following coding sequences:
- the LOC107631833 gene encoding probable methyltransferase PMT5, with translation MRSSWFNKLFIIIGPKPPLSWLVVCLISVLALIALLSSSPSSSSAIDSATRNPASIVYSNYRRIKEQTAADYLELTSVSSAGGAKPRELGICGKERENFVPCHNVSANLLSGFKGGEEFDRHCEASRGLERCLVRPPKDYKIPLQWPIGRDVIWSGNVKLSKDQFLSSGSMTKRLMLLEENQIAFHSEDGLIFDGVKDYSRQLAEMIGLGSDADFLQAGVQTVLDINCGFGSFGAHLLSLKIMAVCIAAYEATGSQVQLALERGIPAMIGNFIARQLPYPSLSYGMVHCAKCGIIWDEKNGMFLIEVDRVLKPGGYFVLTSPTIRPQGSSSREKNRIMLNPMEELTQQLCWTLLAQQDETFIWQKTADVDCYSSRKQRGIQLCKGDDAHLYYHPIVPCISGTSSRRWIAIQNRSIGSELSPAELEIHGVQPEEFYEDMQFWRSAVNNYWSLLTPLIFSDHPKRPGDEDPMPPYNMIRNVMDMNANYGGLNAALLEEKKSVWVMNVVPARATNALPLILDRGFVGVMHDWCEPFPTYPRTYDMLHANGLISHLASESCNMLELFLEMDRILRPEGWIILSDTMWAIELARKLATQLRWEARLIDLQNGSDQRLLVCQKQFVKK